One window of Sinorhizobium fredii NGR234 genomic DNA carries:
- a CDS encoding M20 aminoacylase family protein has translation MKLSAAISNALPELVAIRRDLHAHPELGLEERRTSAFIAGHLEALGYTVTTGLAKTGVVGTLKVGAGPRSIGIRADIDALPILEETGLDYASKTPGLMHACGHDGHTAMLLGAARALAERRNFDGTIHLIFQPAEENFGGAKIMIDEGLFDKFPCDAVFALHNEPNLPFGQFALREGPIGAAVDEARITVHGRGGHGAEPQETADPIVCGASIVMALQTIVSRNIHPMDPTVVTVGAFHAGSASNIIPERAEIVVGIRSFDPAVRDALERRIRMIAEAQAASFGMRATVDYQRSYDATINHKSETDFVRDLAVRFAGADKVVDLARPYMGSEDFAYMLKERPGTYFFLGSRVTGEEKPLHHPGYNFNDDLLPIGAAFWTELAEAYLARA, from the coding sequence ATGAAACTCTCTGCCGCCATCAGCAATGCCTTGCCTGAACTCGTCGCCATCCGCCGCGACCTGCACGCCCATCCCGAATTGGGGTTGGAGGAACGCCGCACATCCGCCTTCATCGCAGGCCATCTCGAAGCGCTTGGCTACACGGTGACGACGGGTCTGGCGAAAACCGGCGTCGTCGGCACCCTCAAGGTCGGCGCCGGCCCGCGCTCGATCGGCATCCGCGCCGACATCGACGCCTTGCCGATCCTCGAGGAAACCGGCCTCGACTACGCCAGCAAGACGCCCGGCCTCATGCATGCGTGTGGGCACGATGGCCACACCGCAATGCTGCTCGGTGCCGCCCGCGCGCTTGCCGAGCGACGGAATTTCGACGGCACCATCCACCTCATCTTCCAGCCGGCCGAGGAGAATTTCGGGGGCGCGAAGATCATGATCGATGAAGGCCTGTTCGACAAATTCCCCTGCGACGCCGTCTTCGCGCTCCACAACGAGCCGAACCTGCCCTTCGGCCAGTTTGCCTTGCGCGAAGGTCCGATCGGGGCCGCCGTCGACGAGGCGCGGATCACCGTGCACGGCCGCGGCGGCCACGGCGCCGAACCGCAGGAGACCGCCGACCCGATCGTCTGCGGCGCCAGCATCGTCATGGCGCTGCAGACGATCGTGTCGCGCAACATCCATCCGATGGATCCCACCGTCGTCACCGTCGGCGCCTTCCACGCCGGTTCGGCGAGCAACATCATTCCGGAGCGGGCCGAGATCGTCGTCGGCATCCGCTCCTTCGATCCGGCCGTCCGCGACGCACTCGAGCGCCGCATCCGGATGATCGCCGAGGCCCAGGCGGCGAGCTTCGGCATGCGAGCGACGGTCGATTACCAGCGAAGCTACGATGCGACGATCAATCACAAGTCGGAGACGGATTTCGTGCGCGATCTCGCGGTCCGCTTTGCCGGCGCGGACAAGGTCGTCGATCTCGCCCGCCCATATATGGGCAGCGAGGATTTCGCCTATATGCTCAAGGAAAGGCCCGGCACCTATTTCTTCCTGGGATCGCGGGTGACCGGCGAGGAGAAACCGCTCCACCACCCCGGCTACAACTTCAACGACGATCTGCTGCCGATCGGCGCCGCCTTCTGGACGGAGCTCGCCGAGGCCTATCTGGCGCGAGCATAA
- a CDS encoding ABC transporter permease yields MTDETTHALALVPEDLPKAEAFLKPHRIVLMLVFAGLIVAIAVFMRWDWLPRYLPRLGSGILVSLAMLFSTAILGFLLAVPLGLVQVTGPWFLKAPARLFCTVIRGTPLLLQLWLLYYGLGSLFPQFPAIRHSLLWPYLREAWPYGVAALTLSFAAYEGEVMRGAFAGVPQGELEAARAYGMGRWTTFRRIWLPRAVHRALPTLNGETVLQLKSTPLVATITVVDVYAVISKVRQETFLTYEPLLLLALIYLCLTGILVVAFRYFENRIPTRGA; encoded by the coding sequence ATGACCGACGAAACGACCCACGCGCTCGCGCTCGTCCCCGAGGACCTTCCCAAGGCGGAGGCCTTCCTCAAACCGCATCGCATCGTCCTGATGCTGGTCTTCGCGGGCCTCATCGTCGCCATCGCCGTCTTCATGCGCTGGGATTGGCTGCCGCGCTACCTGCCGAGGCTCGGCTCCGGGATCCTCGTCAGCCTGGCGATGCTGTTCAGCACGGCGATCCTCGGCTTCCTGCTTGCCGTTCCGCTCGGGCTCGTCCAGGTCACCGGCCCCTGGTTCCTCAAGGCCCCGGCCCGACTGTTCTGCACCGTCATCCGCGGCACGCCGCTGCTCTTGCAGCTCTGGCTGCTCTATTACGGGCTCGGCTCGCTCTTTCCGCAATTCCCTGCGATCCGCCATTCCCTCCTCTGGCCTTACCTGCGCGAAGCATGGCCCTATGGAGTGGCGGCGCTGACGCTCTCCTTCGCGGCTTACGAGGGGGAAGTGATGCGCGGCGCCTTTGCCGGCGTGCCGCAAGGCGAACTGGAGGCTGCGCGCGCCTACGGCATGGGACGCTGGACGACGTTCCGGCGCATCTGGCTGCCCCGCGCCGTCCACCGGGCGCTGCCGACGCTCAACGGCGAGACCGTGCTGCAACTCAAATCGACACCGCTCGTGGCAACCATCACCGTGGTCGACGTCTATGCGGTGATCTCCAAGGTGCGGCAGGAAACCTTTCTCACCTACGAGCCGCTGCTCTTGCTTGCGCTCATCTATCTGTGCCTGACCGGCATTCTGGTCGTCGCCTTCCGTTATTTCGAAAATCGCATTCCCACCCGTGGTGCCTGA
- a CDS encoding ABC transporter permease, whose product MAADSLINWSLLALAAPGWGGVLLQGFLHSIEIAIGGYALGLLLGVGGAFGKLYGGPVLRDLLECYTTIVRAVPELVLILLLYYAGTDLLNQFLGAMGIGTVDISGLMAGIFVIGVVQGAYSTEVLRGAIKAVPAGQIEAARAYGMSPTKVLRRITLPAMLPYAIPGLANLWLIATKDTALLAVVGFSELTLVTRQAAGTTKAYFLFFCAAGALYLVLTLVSNLFIGVIERHARRGFAERR is encoded by the coding sequence ATGGCTGCGGATTCCCTCATCAACTGGAGCCTGCTGGCGCTCGCGGCGCCCGGCTGGGGCGGCGTTCTGTTGCAGGGCTTCCTGCATTCGATCGAGATCGCTATCGGCGGCTATGCGCTCGGATTGCTGCTCGGCGTCGGCGGCGCCTTCGGCAAGCTCTACGGCGGACCGGTGCTGCGCGACCTGCTCGAGTGCTATACGACCATCGTCCGCGCCGTTCCCGAACTCGTCCTCATCCTGCTTCTCTACTATGCCGGCACCGACCTCCTGAACCAGTTTCTCGGCGCCATGGGGATCGGGACCGTCGATATCAGCGGCCTGATGGCCGGCATCTTCGTCATCGGCGTCGTGCAGGGCGCCTATTCGACCGAGGTACTGCGCGGTGCGATCAAGGCGGTGCCGGCCGGGCAGATCGAGGCGGCGCGGGCCTATGGGATGTCGCCGACCAAGGTTCTCAGGCGCATCACCCTGCCCGCCATGCTGCCCTATGCTATTCCGGGCCTTGCCAATCTGTGGCTGATCGCCACCAAGGACACGGCGCTGCTTGCCGTCGTCGGCTTCAGCGAATTGACGCTCGTCACGCGCCAGGCGGCCGGTACCACTAAGGCGTACTTCCTCTTCTTCTGCGCCGCCGGCGCGCTCTATCTCGTCCTGACGCTCGTCTCGAACCTCTTCATCGGCGTCATCGAGCGGCACGCCCGGCGCGGCTTCGCGGAGCGGCGATGA
- a CDS encoding transporter substrate-binding domain-containing protein translates to MKKTLKLLALAAALSLTGAAASAEQIKVGIAAEPYPPFTSPDANGNWEGWEVEFMKAMCAEAKLDCVITPVAWDGIIPALTAKKIDMIVGSMSITAERLKTIDFSDKYYNTPTGIMGTKGEDIKPTPEGLAGKTLGVQVSTVHQAYATKHFAPAGVEVKEYQTQDEANQDLAAGRVDAVQADAIALEAFLKSDQGKECCDYKGEVAQDVDVLGPGVGVGLRKGETELKDKINAAIKAIRDNGTYDTFSKKYFDFDIYGG, encoded by the coding sequence ATGAAGAAGACATTGAAGCTCCTGGCGCTCGCCGCCGCCCTGTCTCTCACCGGCGCCGCCGCCTCGGCCGAACAGATCAAGGTCGGCATTGCCGCCGAACCCTACCCGCCCTTCACCTCGCCGGACGCGAACGGCAATTGGGAAGGCTGGGAAGTCGAGTTCATGAAAGCGATGTGCGCCGAGGCCAAGCTTGACTGCGTGATCACGCCGGTCGCCTGGGACGGCATCATTCCGGCGCTGACCGCCAAGAAGATCGACATGATCGTCGGCTCGATGTCGATCACCGCGGAGCGCCTGAAGACCATCGACTTCTCCGACAAGTACTACAACACGCCGACCGGCATCATGGGCACCAAGGGCGAGGACATCAAGCCGACGCCGGAAGGCCTCGCCGGCAAGACGCTCGGCGTGCAGGTCTCGACCGTGCACCAGGCCTATGCGACGAAGCATTTCGCCCCGGCCGGCGTCGAGGTCAAGGAATACCAGACGCAGGACGAAGCGAACCAGGATCTTGCGGCCGGCCGCGTCGATGCCGTGCAGGCCGATGCGATCGCTCTCGAAGCCTTCCTGAAGAGCGATCAAGGCAAGGAATGCTGCGACTACAAGGGCGAAGTCGCCCAGGACGTCGACGTCCTCGGACCAGGCGTCGGCGTCGGACTGCGCAAGGGCGAGACCGAACTCAAGGACAAGATCAACGCGGCGATCAAGGCGATCCGCGACAACGGCACCTACGACACCTTCTCGAAGAAGTACTTCGACTTCGACATTTACGGCGGCTGA
- a CDS encoding ABC transporter ATP-binding protein codes for MTDAAQAIAVTDLHKRFGPLEVLKGVSLNARQGDVIAIIGGSGSGKSTFLRCINMLELPSAGRVSVHGEEIRMKPDGHGGLMPADRKQVQRIRTQLGMVFQSFNLWQHMTILENVIEAPVHVLGKSRAEAVETAEKLLRRVGLFEKRDAYPAFLSGGQQQRAAIARALAIQPLVMLFDEPTSALDPELVGEVLSVIGDLAREKRTMILVTHEMKFARDVASHIVFLHNGLIEEQGPPEAIFGAPKSERLKKFISSIH; via the coding sequence ATGACGGACGCGGCCCAGGCAATTGCGGTCACTGACCTCCACAAGCGTTTCGGGCCATTGGAAGTGCTGAAGGGTGTATCGCTGAACGCCCGGCAGGGCGACGTCATCGCCATCATCGGCGGCAGCGGCTCGGGGAAATCGACCTTCCTGCGCTGCATCAACATGCTGGAATTGCCCTCGGCCGGCCGGGTCTCTGTCCACGGCGAAGAAATCCGTATGAAGCCGGACGGCCACGGCGGGTTGATGCCTGCCGACCGCAAGCAGGTCCAGCGCATCCGCACCCAGCTCGGCATGGTGTTCCAGAGCTTCAATCTCTGGCAGCACATGACCATCCTCGAAAACGTCATCGAGGCTCCGGTCCACGTACTCGGCAAATCCAGGGCCGAGGCGGTGGAAACGGCGGAAAAGCTGCTGCGCCGCGTCGGACTCTTTGAGAAGCGTGACGCCTATCCGGCCTTCCTCTCCGGCGGCCAGCAGCAGCGCGCCGCGATCGCCCGGGCTCTGGCGATCCAGCCGCTTGTCATGCTCTTCGACGAACCGACCTCGGCGCTTGATCCGGAGCTCGTCGGCGAAGTTCTCTCGGTGATCGGCGACCTGGCGCGCGAGAAACGGACGATGATCCTCGTCACCCACGAGATGAAGTTCGCCCGCGACGTCGCCAGCCACATCGTCTTCCTGCACAACGGCCTCATCGAGGAACAGGGACCGCCCGAGGCCATCTTCGGCGCGCCGAAATCCGAAAGGCTGAAGAAGTTCATCAGTTCGATTCATTGA
- a CDS encoding TetR family transcriptional regulator C-terminal domain-containing protein: MNRRSFHRAPEGERRQELIEATLDCISEFGLKGATVRQIAVRAGVTAGLVRHYFDSKDQMVAEAYRAVIASLTEKAKNVEGDPTTRLKDFIAINLTEPVADSRSVSLWAAFISQVRVDPVLAEIHRDGYLAFRNALQDLLSDFLAAKGRPAGPEECRRYAIAINGLVDGLWVEGCLAGDLFRDGELVSIAMASVEALLGLPMEE; the protein is encoded by the coding sequence ATGAACCGCCGTAGCTTCCACCGTGCTCCGGAAGGCGAGCGCCGCCAGGAACTGATCGAAGCGACGCTTGATTGCATATCGGAATTCGGCCTGAAGGGCGCGACGGTCCGGCAGATCGCCGTTCGTGCCGGCGTCACCGCCGGGCTCGTTCGCCACTATTTCGATTCGAAGGACCAGATGGTGGCGGAAGCCTATCGCGCCGTCATCGCCTCGCTGACCGAAAAGGCGAAGAATGTCGAGGGCGATCCGACAACGCGCCTCAAGGACTTCATTGCCATCAACCTGACCGAACCCGTGGCCGACAGCCGAAGCGTCTCGCTCTGGGCCGCCTTCATCAGCCAGGTGCGGGTCGATCCGGTGCTCGCCGAAATCCACCGCGACGGCTATCTCGCCTTTCGCAACGCCCTGCAGGACCTGCTGAGCGATTTCCTGGCGGCGAAGGGCAGGCCGGCCGGTCCGGAGGAATGCCGTCGCTATGCGATTGCGATCAACGGCCTTGTCGACGGGCTTTGGGTGGAAGGCTGCCTTGCCGGTGATCTTTTCCGTGATGGCGAACTGGTGAGCATTGCCATGGCGTCCGTCGAGGCGCTGCTCGGCCTGCCGATGGAAGAATAG